From Bacteroidota bacterium, one genomic window encodes:
- a CDS encoding T9SS type A sorting domain-containing protein, whose translation MKNLLLLLLFALPTIAWTQCNTSNATDCDCLDGSDDCDLLPDILASHDLLADPEYQPESVGLLGVSVSTPNLGHGPLRVFPTDYFICGGDTVYSPGGLDECPDGSAPHQIINQRIYHKNGTEMTYWDRNAGTMTYHPTHGHFHVDDWGVYSLRIPVEGVENPLEWPIIGEGSKLGFCLMDYGTCTGYYGYCRDADNNIVTTAAAPNSGLGGGNFSCGITNQGISCGQLDIYHYWLDGMNIILPPGICNGDYKIVVQVDPNNYFLEENDENNVMVADITLTEQLEDITELPITITGDASVSDDVIQKCGEDVITLSVTPIGTSYLWNNGATTSSITVTEPGSYNCTISRTCGDITTSTIEVTNYEMSAPVIDPVELVCAGTSTEINATASGEIIWYDAAEGGSVIGSGATLSTSDLFETTSYFAANTDIAFSAEGTAEPHEITGGSPYSEASYNGYLVFDVTTEFTLVSVKVYTDTPGDRTIELRDAGGTVLQSATVNIPSGESTATLNFDIAPGSEYVLGTNTATNLSSFGYEGPRLERASTDAGATITYPYNVGGLATITESSYEARYYYFFDWEYNAEKSCTSARTEVTVNVEECTGISEVAGIKGLAIYPNPNDGNFNVQFETNATKDLTIQVSNTLGQIVYSNNYTNTSGVQTYTLQLQHLAKGIYTLGIISDGKAVNKQVVIE comes from the coding sequence ATGAAAAACCTATTACTCTTATTACTTTTTGCATTACCTACCATTGCATGGACACAGTGCAACACAAGCAACGCCACCGATTGCGATTGCTTAGACGGCAGCGATGATTGCGATTTGTTACCAGATATTTTAGCGAGCCATGATTTACTGGCAGATCCTGAATATCAGCCGGAATCTGTCGGCCTTTTAGGAGTTTCTGTTTCTACTCCTAACCTCGGTCATGGGCCATTGCGGGTGTTTCCTACCGACTATTTTATTTGCGGCGGCGATACGGTGTATAGTCCGGGTGGTTTGGATGAATGCCCGGATGGAAGTGCGCCACATCAGATAATTAATCAGCGCATTTATCATAAAAACGGAACTGAAATGACGTATTGGGATCGCAATGCGGGTACTATGACTTATCACCCAACTCATGGCCATTTTCATGTGGATGATTGGGGAGTTTATTCTTTGCGCATTCCGGTGGAAGGTGTTGAAAATCCACTGGAGTGGCCCATAATTGGCGAGGGTTCAAAGCTTGGTTTTTGTTTAATGGATTACGGTACTTGCACTGGCTATTATGGGTACTGTCGTGATGCGGATAATAATATTGTTACCACAGCGGCGGCACCAAACAGCGGCTTAGGTGGTGGTAATTTTTCATGTGGAATCACCAATCAGGGAATCTCCTGCGGACAATTGGATATTTATCATTACTGGTTAGATGGAATGAATATTATTTTGCCTCCGGGAATTTGTAATGGTGATTATAAAATAGTGGTGCAGGTGGATCCGAATAATTATTTCTTAGAAGAAAATGATGAGAATAATGTAATGGTTGCGGATATAACATTAACAGAACAACTGGAAGATATTACTGAATTACCAATAACAATTACTGGTGATGCATCTGTTTCGGATGATGTAATTCAGAAGTGTGGCGAAGATGTAATTACACTATCGGTTACACCAATTGGAACAAGTTATTTATGGAACAATGGTGCAACAACTAGTTCAATAACTGTTACTGAACCAGGTTCTTATAATTGTACAATCAGCAGAACTTGTGGTGATATAACTACAAGCACAATTGAAGTAACGAATTACGAAATGAGTGCGCCGGTAATTGATCCGGTGGAGTTAGTTTGCGCAGGTACTTCTACTGAAATAAATGCAACTGCATCCGGTGAAATTATTTGGTATGATGCGGCAGAAGGTGGTAGTGTAATTGGAAGTGGTGCTACATTATCTACTTCTGATTTATTTGAAACAACATCCTACTTTGCTGCAAATACAGATATTGCTTTTAGTGCAGAAGGTACTGCGGAGCCACATGAAATAACAGGAGGCAGTCCATACAGTGAAGCTTCTTACAATGGTTATTTAGTGTTTGATGTAACAACAGAATTTACTTTGGTTTCTGTAAAAGTTTATACTGATACACCGGGAGATCGCACTATTGAATTGCGTGATGCAGGTGGAACAGTTTTACAATCTGCAACAGTAAATATTCCATCAGGTGAATCTACTGCAACACTCAATTTTGATATAGCACCAGGAAGCGAATATGTGTTGGGAACAAACACTGCAACTAATCTTTCTTCTTTTGGATATGAAGGACCAAGATTGGAAAGAGCAAGTACTGATGCAGGTGCAACAATTACTTATCCTTATAATGTGGGAGGACTTGCCACAATAACAGAGTCCAGCTATGAGGCGAGATATTATTATTTTTTCGATTGGGAATATAATGCTGAAAAATCATGTACAAGTGCAAGAACAGAAGTTACTGTGAATGTGGAAGAATGTACAGGCATAAGTGAAGTTGCAGGAATAAAAGGATTAGCAATTTATCCAAATCCAAATGATGGAAATTTTAATGTGCAATTTGAAACCAACGCAACAAAAGATTTGACTATTCAAGTATCAAATACATTAGGTCAAATTGTGTATTCAAATAATTATACAAATACAAGTGGAGTTCAAACATATACTTTGCAATTACAACATCTTGCAAAAGGAATTTATACATTGGGAATTATTAGTGATGGTAAAGCAGTGAACAAACAAGTGGTGATAGAATAA
- a CDS encoding DUF4221 family protein — MKTKILILAVFIQSFVFAQQPIQFSPFKSLSNTSNFDMYSVAIERNDVLPKFYTHVLLYNNNETNYMLCYNQSRKVIDYINMDSWEYAGNIDLKSLNGYNLDETISSFNIQNDKLLIMQEDYLYVIQLNGLKAELMNKYVINDEKQAFYKNNTLLGDINFKPILNEDGSVYLMSSRYDVMVNDPEYYKGNNEVRLFLNDKKLRTEFVPVTYPENYRNVYYGYYFLPKREVNNNNMHIYSYTMSPEIKIWNPESNEATDLIVRSAYHKMDATPLDPIAIKDNALLMKFTIEAPVYTSLKYDSYRDIYYRFFRPEIKEGEDCNTCTYKNKPLVIMILDNGFNIIDELYMATSIYEEQTSFVGPEGLYLSCANINNPDFGNNYISYDILKVNTPKKAEANTDSNLKLIASNEEGFYISGALNDASNAVVTIFDLSGRIVYRDIYYENKIISLPQIAKGIYMIQIANNNDRVVLKWIKN; from the coding sequence ATGAAAACTAAAATTTTAATTCTTGCTGTTTTTATTCAATCTTTTGTTTTTGCGCAGCAACCGATTCAATTCTCACCATTTAAAAGCTTAAGCAACACATCTAATTTCGATATGTATAGTGTTGCAATTGAAAGAAATGATGTTCTCCCAAAATTCTATACTCATGTGCTATTATATAATAACAATGAAACTAATTATATGCTTTGCTATAATCAAAGCAGAAAGGTTATTGACTATATAAATATGGATAGTTGGGAGTATGCCGGAAATATAGATTTGAAATCATTGAATGGCTATAACCTTGATGAAACCATTTCATCTTTTAATATTCAGAATGATAAATTATTAATAATGCAGGAAGATTATTTATACGTAATTCAACTGAATGGATTGAAAGCAGAATTGATGAATAAATATGTTATCAATGATGAAAAGCAAGCGTTTTATAAAAATAATACACTACTTGGGGATATAAATTTTAAACCGATACTAAATGAAGATGGCAGTGTATATCTTATGAGTTCACGATATGATGTTATGGTAAATGATCCGGAATATTATAAAGGAAATAATGAAGTGCGACTGTTTTTAAATGATAAAAAATTGAGAACTGAATTTGTTCCGGTTACATATCCAGAAAATTATCGCAATGTTTATTATGGATATTATTTTCTTCCAAAAAGAGAAGTGAATAATAACAATATGCATATCTATAGCTACACCATGTCGCCTGAAATTAAAATATGGAATCCTGAATCAAATGAAGCAACAGATTTAATAGTGCGAAGTGCATATCATAAAATGGATGCAACTCCATTAGATCCTATTGCCATAAAAGACAATGCACTACTGATGAAGTTTACGATTGAGGCACCTGTTTATACTTCGTTAAAATATGATTCTTACAGAGATATTTATTATCGCTTTTTCAGACCTGAAATAAAGGAAGGCGAGGATTGTAATACTTGTACTTATAAAAACAAACCATTAGTAATTATGATTTTGGATAATGGATTTAACATTATTGATGAATTATATATGGCCACTTCCATTTACGAAGAGCAAACATCTTTTGTAGGTCCTGAAGGTTTGTATTTATCTTGTGCGAACATTAATAATCCCGATTTCGGAAACAATTATATCTCTTATGATATTCTGAAAGTGAATACCCCTAAAAAAGCGGAAGCAAACACAGATTCCAATTTAAAGCTCATAGCATCAAACGAGGAAGGATTTTATATTTCAGGAGCTCTGAACGATGCTTCAAATGCAGTTGTAACAATTTTCGATTTGAGTGGCC